The window tggttcaggtgacctaatgaattccatgtgaattcttaggattttacgttcaatggtaatgaatgcattgaaaataggttttcagaaaacaaatcggttttaatttgatcaaaatattttctcattcaagctcgagtttagatatcattgaattccatgagttcgtaattctcaatctttaaattcaatctcaaggattgagtaatatcaggcttaaatgatgatttttaatcatcttttctgggagtctgattcattagtcttatcaagctaatttgcatggcgccctccccattttacaagatagatcctctcatggataggataagtctgaccacttggcgaccatgtttgatgctgaggtccgtggatttcccgcTGATTTTCgataaaacttttcaaggtttttcgtagactctacaactggtctggatgacaacttactGACCTAAATCAAAGAAGCacatttcttttttggaagactttacttccttttaatgatggaattgattcatcatgtagatccatcttttcttccatttatattacaatttaccgggtaaaacagttaattttatccaaaacaaaagcacctacaataactttacagaaacatgtgatagatagtttttaattgaaaaacttggtacattctcctcacacttggcttttatttatttctttctttgcctttttattctcctattttccattttaaatgaattcaagcattttaggttgtttctcaatttatgtcctttccgaggtaacgataatttcagtattaacatCTAGTTTTTatcgttaataaatatgtataaacatgattttgaattcatttagttgaattttttttcaaattttcacaaaatttgtcaaataaaccaagtgcaaacccgagagaatttataaccctttcccacacttgagatcatgcaatgccctcatttgcatgaaatcagactataattataaattcacgagggtgattagtgtagaaaagtgattaaaaatacccagtttgtaattactaagctcgtcgaatgatagatggcgcgtctcatcgttcattctttttgttgttttataacACATTTTTTTCTTCAAAACGGTTACTTTtccgaactgtttgctaatctttaaaaatgcgtctttttacccttactcatcatgcatgtttattaatgagttatgcactaacccgaacccttaatttaacgttaagtggggttagacttccccacacttagctgtcgacatgtgaagtcggtagaataagttccacaaattaaaatagtgagccagttatttacatctcgggtggtgtataatatatcaatgggtttaaagtttagacccacccgatcgtcactacttaattcttttttaagtgtaggttttagtaaatggatatgtctcttttctggttcttggtcaaatggatcgttatacaccgacatacatatttctatagggtggacaattcctaacatttccttccgttcattctcgggatcaaaggtttcacctctattacccaattaggtgaaatccgaggtgtcagtatctattacagctcgtagttcatcttcggtagatgactcatctagtgagaatattgggttggaaggttgtgggatggtgaatttcgggatcgaagcaaattcttcttctttaatggtacttatcggtcccactattttggtcttgggggtaaaatttttaaagttatcattttctcaagagtaccaattcgtcacccttacttcttcttcatccattgatggatcgatgatttcttcggtagaggctaatgtgtcgatatgttatgaaattgataaaactgaataaaaagtatcatcgggataattggtgatttcggagctcttgaattcatcaaaattcgatgatatgagattttcttgcacatgactcctcagatcaatagttgtgtagtctgatagagtttcagcttgccaatttgcaaactctcttatctgttcattttgagcgtcaagttcttcgagtttgattttcatataatctaaaaaaatttcagacacataattttcctcgtcctctggttgttgagtttggatatattcttgggaataatcctaatttgaattgtattcctcataatcattccattcaggctctatgggtgcataattttctataggaacgtaataataacattcccattttgagtgataatctccacagatttcacaaccagttattgtttcgtcattcgtgatccaagtttgaccgaacgaatttttatCAAcattcgtttgagagtattgatttaattgattttgaaaatcagaaagagtttccaaaatattctcgaaattttccataatgcgcttattactaaattttagctacaatgtggtgcatttactaattatcctattagttataaaactaaaaattatataagttatcaaattaatagacttttctgcttttgcccacgtttcgaatagccaaaagatgcagcagggagccaggatcctttaaatcggaaaatccacaactcagccactaacaaatccaactattactacgaagcagaaaattttggatgtctattaattcaatcgcttacaataattttttaTCGAAATTTAAAGATtctaaaaattctatgtcctataaactagcgcgtagaaacgaaaaagaaaaagagcgtcgaaaaacgtcgaaaaaaaatgagaaagaaaaacgttgaaacttaaaagtctaaaaactaaatctaaaaaagttgcgcctaaaggtattaaaacttaaatgcaattctattcggaacacgacaattacttaaaaggcactaaaatttattaaaaacTAGAGCGATAAGtgatgtcgtaaaattctaaagtgcctaagtcttaatctaaagaaaaagcacttaagggattttacggcaaagcttaaaaatctagaaatatgaaataactacggaaaaaactaagttaaaactaattacgaacgataaatatacaagttACGATTTAAACGATaaaaaaaacaaaatacaaaaagaagttaagttgataaaaatacaattttataaaaatattatttttacattattattttataaaaatattattctatatatttaataataatatttaaacttaagattacaaattataaattaaaactagatataaatatatattaattaattaaaaatcctaattaggtttagtaataataattataaaattaaacCCTAAATTCGTAATTAATATAGTCCAAGGTTGCAGTCTGAGACTGCTCCGCAACTGCGGTGATTTGTGCCCGAGGTACTGCGCAACTGCGGATGTGTGCAGACTCAGATTGATTGCAGGCTCAATTCTTTCGGAAGTTTCAGTTTTATATTAAAACTTTTTTTAAGAGTTTTATAAAATAACAGatagataatttttataaaataaaaagaaacttatattttaaaaaacttaaaataaaaatacttttataacaaaatcttaaaaatataactttttttgttattatttttatattatttaaaacttataaaaaaaactatatttttacaaaaaaataaataaattaaaaacttatatatatattttctatagcgttttgctttcggctccctggcagcggcgccaaaaatacttgatgtgtgcagcggtgtatacgaaatactattattttttactacgaaatactattaaatacgatacaatttacacaagttatttatttatttatagaatggatatacctaaactctgctacaacactataggcagtgtacctaatcgtagagtagtatagtttttagtaagttcggttcgttccacagggagacggcttattttacactatatttttatataactatatttgtacaatatatatatatatattacaattattattattataaaagggggggggggggtttaccgtttaatgactggtttgtcgattttatattttaagcaaagcgtaaagtaaatgacgatatttaactaacgataaaataaataacaataattaaaataataataaataacagtacgaggaaatatgaaataaaatatattatgcttatttaaacttccgtactcatgatgtttgatgtttcgattttaatttattatcctgggtaaattgttctttgtcctggattatttgataagtccatctggttttgtccataatagtccatcggtcataattataaagtgcgagggtcttcgccaaattaaccttatacccgaagtcaaatattccgactaattggggaattaaactgtaacaaggtcttaatactttgtttaatgaatacaccaggttatctactgcgtgtaatccaaggttttaatactttgttaacaattacaccaattacccttgaatgtaatccacccctgttttaatgagtccgttgactattaatccatccccgtgtccggtcaaatgaacaattattagtatttataaatatcccgcctaccgtacccagtcaagcgtatgtggttatatataaatacgtcaaattataaatctctatattaaattaacgagatatcatttagttaatataaagcccaataatagcccatagtccaatttttaaaagtgtcggtcttttgtccaaaccccaattatggtccaaagcccaataaccccgtctttaatatttagtccaacatcacgattacttcggcttaaacaagcataataataacttaaatacgagacattaatttaaaaaggaagaacatagcttacagtggttattaatcgcgtagtgttacacggacggaactctgactttaaaacccgtcaaataacctttacattacccaaactaatctaatataaaactaaactatattatatatatatatatatatatatatatatatatatatatatatatatatatatatatatatatatatatatatatatatatatatatatatatatatatatatatatatatatatatatatatatattatatatatattatacagagcGAAGAGAGATTGATTATGGTGTATTGGATTCGGCAGAAGGCACGGTATTTATAGGCCAGATTTGATTTCTGTATCTCCGTGATCGCGATGGATTTAGGCATGGAAACTCCGCGATCGCGAGACACCCATTTCCAGCTCACACTTgaattttaaacgtgggctgctgaatttttcaatatataatataatatatataattttatataattatatttatattatattcttgtgcatagttcacttgtaattttagctccgttgtctcgtacgttgATTGTTGGTTCATatatcggtttcggattttcgaacgtcttttcgtatgatttaatatcttgtactttacgtttcgcggcttgtactcttgtcatttttagacgtttctcatcaataatttgaaccacttggattgtgtcttgtacatttgagctttttggtcatttgcgacttcaaatcgtcgttttcttcttttatcttcgcacttatttatttaaacgattattacataaaaatagaacaatattaactaaaagctttacatattggaaggatattgcgcctaaatatatgttcatttggagcactatcaccgaCCACAAGACGTCCGCTACCCGAGGCCCATAAAATGGTCGGTTAACAACAAGAGAAATTTTACAGAGAGTGGGAGTCGAACCCCGACCTCACATATAGGAAGACAAGTCACTATCATTATAGCTATACACTAATTGTCACTGCTCACGAGGGCATTTTAGTCAATTCACAATTCGTAGCATTTCTTTCACATCCAATTTTACTTTTTCCCAAATGCTTACATTAACATAGTTTTAATAATTCTTCACTGACTTGAACCCCACTCATGGTTGAGTGGTCACAGGTTCACCCTAATAAGTTTACTTATTATGAGAGATAAGGTCATAGGTTCGATTTCTGTCTTAAGAAGTCCCTAAGGGAGGTTTAAGCAATCATATTCAGAATTCAGGTCCGATCGCCTGCTGTTCGGGATGAGTTAAGGTTCACACGTGCACTCATAGTAAATGATCGCGAAGATGGTAATACCCCCGTCTCTAGGTGATGTCGAGGACCTGTCTTTCAAACAAAATAATTCTTCACCGCATATTATTGATGTAGttttttattaattaaattaaacaaATTATTACAGGCTCTCATCTGATCTGGAACTGATGTGCTAATGCCTATGCGTAGAGGTACATTGCACCACTGTATAAATGACACCTGGATTGTTTTTGCTCTGATGAGCTATTTctactttttaatatttaattctTGTGGAAGAGAACAAGGTGGCATAAAGTGGAAACATAATGCTCCGTATAATATTGTATGTTTTACCAAATCTCAGTTGACTAGTGTTTCTTGGATTATAACAAACGTTATAATCCgtattatattttttctttttatcaGCGGCAGCATTTTGTTGAGCAAAGTATTTTTACAAATTCATTAAAATTAATTTTACAATAAAAATTTGCATTATAGAAGTAAAATCTTCCTAAAATTCGTGCCCCTTGAATTATTTACTCGAACTCAATTGAACCTTGAACCTTCTGCTAATTAAGCTAGGTCAGTTGTTTTTCGTTCCTTTGTTTTCTAGATGAAGATAATTTCCTATAACATAAGAAGTTTTGGGGTCGGGATAGATAGTAAATTTGGTGAAGCTAAGAGAATTATTCGTAAAGAAAAACCTTCTTTCTTAGCTTTGCAAGAAACGAAGCTTCATCTTGTGGATAATCTTTGGGTCAAATCGTTGTGGGGTAACTCAGATTATGAATTTATTCAGCAAGAGATGGTCGGGAAATCGGGGGGTCAATTGTTGATTTGGGATAAACAGGAATTTGAGGCGCCCGATGTCATCAAAGAAGATCATGTTGTAGGTGTTCGATGCAAATGGATAGGCAACGATAGTATTATAATTGTGTTGAATGTATACAGGCCTCACGATGATATTAAGAAGCAAAAATTGTGGGACTGTCTAGGAAAACTTATTGATAATAATGAGGCTTGGGTTCTTTGTGGGGATTTTAACGAAGTTAGGGGACCGTCGGAAAGATTTAATTGTGAATTCGTGGAGAACAGAGCACGGTGGTTTAATGACTTTATCAGAGATAACAGCCTGGTGGATATACCTATGGGTGGTAGGATTTTTACTCGCTTTAGTGACGACGGTACCAAATTCAGTAAATTGGATCGGTTCCTTGTATCCGAAAGTTTTCATCAACTATGGAACAACCTGTCCTCGGTAGCCCTTGACCGAACTAAATCCGATCACTGTCCCATTATGCTGTGCAATGACGTTAAAGATTTTGGAACCAAGCCCATAAAAGTTTTTGATATTTGGCTCGAGGATGATGAAGCTGTTCAAATAATTAAAGATGTATGGCTAGAAAGCAATTCTAGTGGGGCTCATAAAGATAGCAGGTTCTTGAGAAAACTCAAAAGTGCTAAGTTTGTGCTAAAAAACTGGAGCAAGACAAAGTTTGGGAATTTAGATGATGAGATTGAGGCCCATAAAAACGCAGCATCAGCCCTTGAACTAAAAGCTAAAACGGTAAAACTTAATGATAACGAgttagaagattggaaaaaggaaaGAAAGCAGTAGATGGAAAAAGAAAAAACTAAAGCAAGCATGATGAGACAAAAAGCTCGGGTTCGTTGGGCCTTAGAGGGTGATGAAAACACAAATTTTTTTCATAACCTAATAAGGAACAAATATAACAAAAGTAACATCAGGGGGTTCAACATTAATGGAAATTGGAACGAAAACCCATCCGAGATTAAATCTGTAATTTTCGAGCATTTTAAAAAACTCTTCGAGGAGCCTGACCTTTCTCGACCTTCCATGGATAACTTGTCATATCCATCCGTCACAGCTTTTGATGCCgagtgaaatatcccgttcatattgattataaacgttccatattaattaatttcgtcgtgaggttttgacctctatatgagacatttttcaaagactgcattcgattttaaaacaaaccataacctttaaaatattacgacgattatcaaatactgataatctaaaatatagcgtttttcacacgaccattacatatgtagtgacccgaacttttccgaacctttctatgattatatgtttaatgaaaactatatttacatgattaaatgtttccaacatgttaagcaatcaaacttgttaagacttggttaattgaaatggaaattttgtaaacgtctgattacccagtttgaccaatgattcacgaacgctataagttgtatatgacatgatgatacataaatgaataaatatatatgtttaacatgatataatgatcatcaagtatctcattaaaaatagtaacaataagttatatacttaaaaaggagactattgacgtatgaaactcgaaacgatacatataacgattatcgttataaccacgtcttactaaatatatatgaagcatattaatacattattatattatctataacatgataatatgataattaaatatatcattaagtgtattaacaatgaactacataagtaaaaacaagactactaacttaaggatttcgaaacgagacatatatgtaacgattatcgttgtaacgacatttaaatgtatatatcatattaagatatattaatatatcataatatcatgataatataataatttaaaatctcatttgatattataaactttgggttaacaatatttaacaagatcgttaacctaaaggtctcaaaacaacacttacatgtaacgactaacgatgacttaacgactcagttaaaatgtatatacatgtagtgttttaatatgtattcatacacttttgaaagacttcaagacacttatcaaaatacttctacttaacaaaaatgcttacaattacatcctcgttcagtttcatcaacaattctactcgtatgcacccgtattcgtactcgtacaatacaaagcttttagatgtatgtactattggtatatacaatccaatgatcagctcttagcatcccatgtgagtcacctaacacatgtgggaaccatcatttggcaactagcatgaaatatctcataaaattacaaaaatatgagtaatcatttaggacttatttacatgaaaacaaaattacatatcctttatatctaatccatacaccaacgaccaaaaatacctacaaacactttcattcttcaattttattcatctaactgatctctctcaagttctaacttcaagttctaagtgttcttcataaattctacaagttctagttacataaaatcaagaatactttcaagtttgctagctcacttccaatcttgtaaggtgatcatccaacctcaagaaatctttgtttcttacagtaggttatcattctaatacaaggtaataatcatattcaaactttggttcaatttctataactataccaatcttatttcaagtgatgatcttacttgaacttgttttcgtgtcatgattctgcttcaagaacttcgagccatccaaggatccattgaagctagatccatttttctcttttccagtaggtttatccaaggaacttaaggtagtaatgattttcataacatcattcaattcatacataaaaagctatcatattcgaagtggtaaactagtaatcactagaacatagtttagttaattctaaacttgttcgcaaataaagttaatccttctaactacacttttaaaatcaactatacacatgatctatatctatatgatatgctaacttaatgatttaaaacccggaaacacgataaacaccataaaaccggatttacgccgtcgtagttacaaccgggggctgttttggtttggataattaaaaactatgaaaaactttgatttaaaagctatacttctgggaaaatgatttttcttatgaacatgaaaccatatccaaaattcatggttaaactcaaactgaaagtatgtttttcaaaacagtcatcaagatgtcgttctttcgacggaaatgactacctctttcaaaaacgacttgtaacttgtattttagactataaacctataccttttctgtttagtttcataaattcaagttcaatacgaaaccgtggccgcttaaatcactcaaaacggattagaaacgaagaaatggcgagcaaaacaaaattgataaaaactactcattttagctacgtgaaaattggtaacaaatctattccaaccataacttaatcaacttgtattgtatattatgtaatcttgagataccatagacacgtatacaatgttttgacctatcatgtcgacacatctatatatatttcgaaacaaccatagacactctatatgtgaatgttggagttagctatacagggttgaggttgattccaaaatatatatagtttgagttgtgatcaatactgagatatgtatacactgggtcgtggattgatccaagataatatatatcgatttatttctgtacatctaactgtggacaactagttgtaggttactaacgaggacatctgacttaataaacttaaaacatcaaaatgtattaaaagtgttgtaaatatattttgaacatactttgatatatatgtacatatttgttataggttcgtgaatcgaccagtggccaagtcttacttcccgacgaagtaaaaaatctgtgaaagtgagttatagtcccacttttaaaatctaatatttttgggatgagaatacatgcaggttttataaatgatttacaaaatagacacaagtacgtgaaactacattctatggttgaattatcgaaatcgaatatgcccctttttattaagtttggtaatctaagaattagggaacagacaccctaattgacgggaatcctaaagatagatctattgggcctaacaaaccccatccaaagtaccggatgctttagtacttcgaaatttatatcatatccgaagggtgtcccgaaatgatggggatattcttaaatatgcatcttgttaatgttggttaccaggtgttcaccatatgaatgatttttatctctatgtatgggatgtatattgaaatatgaaatcttgtggtctattattatgatttgataatatataggttaaacctataactcaccaacatttttgttgacgttttaagcatgtttattctcaggtgattattaagagcttccgctgttgtatacttaaataaggacgagatttggagtccatgcttgtatgatattgtgtaaaaactgcattcaagaaacttatttcgttgtaacatatttgtattgtaaaccattatgtaatggtcgcgtgtaaacaggatattttagattatcattatttgataatctacgtaaagctttttaaacctttattgatgaaataaaggttatggtttgttttaaaatgaatgcagtttttgaaaaacgtctcatatagaggtcaaaacctcgcaacgaaatcaattaatatggaacgtttttaatcaataagaacgggacatttcaacataatggtttacaataatattacacatcaacataagtcttcgaatgcagtttttaaacaatattatacaagcatgaactccaaatcttgtccttaatttagtatgcaacagcggaagctcttaataatcacctgagaataaacatgcttaaaacgtcaacaaaattgttggtgagttataggtttaacctacatattattaaatcataataatagaccacaagatttcatttttataacacatctcttatcaggcatttggcaaactgcatagagataaaaatcattcatatgttgaacacctggtaaccgacgttaacttaatgcatagaatatccccaaaacagattctctcgtctgtataataatctcgaagtaccaaaccatccataacctgaatgggggttgttaagcccaatagatctatctttaggattcgcgtcaattaggtgccatttccctaattcttaggctaccagacttgaagggcgatattcggtttaataatccaaccatagaatgtagttttgcgtacttgtgtctattttttaaaacatttataaagttgcatgtattctcatcccaaaatattagattttaaaagtgggactataacccactttcacagatttttacttcgtcgggaagtaagacttgtccactggtcgattaacgaacctataacaaatatgtacatatatataaaagtatgtttaaaatatatttacaatattttttaataagttttaatgttttaaatattttcagtcagctgtcctcgttagtaacctacaactagttgtccatagttagatgtacagaaataaattgatatatattatcttgacccaatccacaacccagtgtatacacgtctcaggctagatcacaactcaaagtatatatatttttggaatcaacctcaaccctgtatagctaactccaacattactgcatatagagtgtctatggttgttccaaataatatatatagatgggtcgatatgatatgtcaaaacatttgcatacatgtctatggtatcccaagattacataatatattagaatacatgtataatacaatataagttagctaggatatgatttttatagatttgttaccaattttcacgtagctacaacaagtaaaaatatccaatcttgttttacccataacttcttcattttaaatccgttttgagtgaatccaattgctatattttcatattgatcttaattttatgaatctctatagaaaaagtataagtttatagtcggaaatacaggttacaagtcgtttttgtaaaggtagtcatttcagtcgaaagaacgacgtctagatgaccattttggaaaacatacttccattttgagtttaatcatgatttttggatatagtttcatgttcataagaaaaatcattttcccagaagaacaacttttaaatcaaagtttatcatagtttttaattaactaacccaaaacagcccgcggtgttactacgacggcgtatatccagttttacggtgtttttcgtgttttttggttttaaatcattaagttggcatatcatatagatatagaacatgtgtttagttgattttaaaagtaaatttagaaggattaacttttgtttgcgaacaagtttagaattaactaaactatgttctagtgattacaagtttaaaccttcgaataaggtagttctatatatatgaattgaatgatgttatgaacatcattactacctcaggttttatggataaacccactggaaatgataaaaatatatctagcttcaaaggatccttggatggcttgaaagttcttgaagcagaatcatgacacgaaaacaagttcaagtaagatttccactctaaataagattgttagagttatagaaattgaatcaaagtttgaatatgagtattaccttgtattagaaagatatcttactgtaaataagaaagatttcttgaggttggatgatcattttaaaagattggaagtaagctcgcaaacttggaagtattcttgattttatgaaactagaacttatagaatttatgaagaacacttagaacttgaagatagaacttgagagagatcaatttgatgaagaaaattgatgaatgaaagtgtttgtaggtgtttttgatcgttggtatatggattagatataaaggatgcgtaaataataatgaag of the Rutidosis leptorrhynchoides isolate AG116_Rl617_1_P2 chromosome 5, CSIRO_AGI_Rlap_v1, whole genome shotgun sequence genome contains:
- the LOC139849815 gene encoding uncharacterized protein codes for the protein MKIISYNIRSFGVGIDSKFGEAKRIIRKEKPSFLALQETKLHLVDNLWVKSLWGNSDYEFIQQEMVGKSGGQLLIWDKQEFEAPDVIKEDHVVGVRCKWIGNDSIIIVLNVYRPHDDIKKQKLWDCLGKLIDNNEAWVLCGDFNEVRGPSERFNCEFVENRARWFNDFIRDNSLVDIPMGGRIFTRFSDDGTKFSKLDRFLVSESFHQLWNNLSSVALDRTKSDHCPIMLCNDVKDFGTKPIKVFDIWLEDDEAVQIIKDVWLESNSSGAHKDSRFLRKLKSAKFVLKNWSKTKFGNLDDEIEAHKNAASALELKAKTVKLNDNELEDWKKERKQ